The following are encoded in a window of Caldicellulosiruptoraceae bacterium PP1 genomic DNA:
- a CDS encoding helix-turn-helix domain-containing protein, translating to MDFYRINDKIISLQKISDKIKKILDLRSKGLSQAEVADIVSVDRSFISRIEGIGEVRKGRNIAVIGFPIKNKQEVEEVLEQYGIGFYLLMTEHERNNFINSMSAAELLEVFSRYLEKFKMYDVVIAMGSDFRLNWFKAFLDNEVISIPLGKSPLKNDVYVDIDSLKKILSNIIS from the coding sequence GTGGATTTTTATAGAATAAATGATAAAATTATTAGCCTACAAAAAATAAGTGATAAAATAAAAAAAATTTTGGATTTAAGATCTAAAGGATTATCACAAGCTGAAGTAGCTGATATTGTAAGTGTTGATAGGTCATTTATATCACGTATTGAGGGTATAGGTGAAGTTAGGAAAGGAAGGAACATTGCTGTAATAGGTTTTCCAATAAAAAATAAGCAAGAGGTTGAAGAAGTTTTAGAACAATATGGTATTGGCTTTTATCTTCTAATGACAGAACATGAAAGAAATAATTTTATTAATTCGATGAGTGCAGCCGAACTTTTGGAGGTGTTTAGCAGATACTTGGAGAAATTTAAAATGTATGATGTGGTTATTGCAATGGGGTCAGATTTTAGATTAAATTGGTTTAAAGCATTTTTAGATAATGAAGTAATAAGTATACCACTTGGAAAATCTCCGCTGAAAAATGATGTTTATGTTGATATTGATAGTCTTAAAAAAATTTTGTCAAATATAATATCTTAA